The genomic region AATTATACCAGATACCGGGAATGGAATCCAACTAAAGTTAGTAAAATTCCTAGACAGATTAAATATAATATAAATGCTATAATCCTATGTTCGATAAAAATATGCTAAGAATAGAGAGAGTTCGCTTGAATAAAATGACTTGTCATGGGCTTTTGCCCGGAGCTATGGTATTTTATTTCTCCCCGGACAACGGGAAAGCTCCGATCAAGCTGTGCGGAGAATACGCTCTATAATAACCGTCGTATCTCCCCCTTTATTACTAACAGACCCAATGTACAAACAGGTGCTGCCGGAGTGGGTCAAATGACCAAAACGCCGATAACTTTCAGAAAATAATACTGCCTCAAATACGCCCCAAGCATCTTCCACGCTTAAGAATTTCATTATGCCTTCCCCTTTGTGTAGAGGCAGCCGCCGCTCGGCAATAATGGTGCCCATAGTCGTAACCTGCCTGCCTGCGTAAGCGGGTAAATCACGGCTGGCAATCAGAGGGATATCCGAGCTTACTGCTCCATAAGTACGCAGCAGCGTGCTGGATAAAGGCTGACCAAGGCAATTTTGCTCGGAATCCGCCCGAAACCGAGCACTCACATCCGGAATCGCAGGCAGGGACGGCGCCGCACTTTCGCCGTCGAATAGAATATCCCTGACTTCGGGTATATGTTGTAACTGCCAAAATTGTACAGGCCGCGGAATTCCCTGCGCTGCGGACAGCGAATCCAATGCTCCGGCTTGGCATAATTGCAGACCTTCGCTCATGCCAATGGGAACTCGTTTAAGTAAATCAACCACATCCCGAAACAATCCTTTTTCACGGGCCGCTAAAATTCCTTGTGCTGTCTTTTCCGATACATGCAGAATCTGTGCGAATCCCATACGTATACCATCGCCCTCCTGCGCGTAATTCAAAGCACTGTAATTTACATCCGGCGGCAGCACAGGTACTCCACAGCGTCGGGCTTCACTGACATAAACCAAAGGCGCATAGAAGCCGCCGCCATTGGCGAGAACAGCAGAAAAATATTCCACGGGATAGTGAGCCTTGAGCCAAACACACTGATAAGCCAATTCACCGTAAGTAGCCGCATGGGCTTTGCAATAAGCATAAGACGCAAAATTTGCGATGAGCTCCCATATTTCTTGGGCACAGGATTCCGGGACACCCTGCTGCGCCGCTCCCTCAAGAAAAGATTTCATGATACGCGCCATTTCACGTGGACCGCGCTTCTTGCTCATGGCACGACGCAGCAAATCTGCCTCCTCTAATGACATACCCGCCACGGCATGGGCTACCTTGAGCACATCCTCCTGATAAATCATAACCCCGTAGCTGTCCCCCAGTGCCGCTTCCATGGAAGGATGAGGATAATGAACCGATTCATGGCCATGGCACCGGTCGATAAAATGCTGCTTCATACCGCTGCCGGAAGCGCCCGGGCGTACCAAGGCAATGGCTTGAATAACCGCCATGCAGCTACGGGCTTGCAGTTTTCGAAGCAGCCCGCGCATGGCCGGAGACTCGACTTGGAAACAACCAATGGTATGACCGGAAACCAATTGCTTTTCCGCAACCGAGTCTGAATCAGGAATAGATTCAATATCAAAGTGGGCGTCCCGATTACGGCGAATGGCATGAACCGTATCTCGAATGGCGCTCAGCGCGCGATGCCCCAATAAATCCATTTTGACCAGGCCTAAAGTTTCAATACTGTCTTTGTCAAATTGGGTGATGATGATATCCCGAGCAGCTCGTTCTAAAGGAACGTAGTGGGTGAGCGGTTCCGGCGCAATGACGGTGCCGCAAGCGTGCGTGGCAAGATGGCGGGGCAGCCCGGCAATCGTCTGGCTCGTTTCCAAAATGCTTTTGAGCGGTTCCGAGTCTATGTCCAAATGGCGACATTCCGGCAAAGAGCGCAATAATAACCCCAGATCTTCGGCTCCGTAATGTGGAATAGATTGCGTGATCAATCCGATTTCACGTCCCGTAAATCCGAAGGCTTTGGCAGTCTCACGAATAGAAGCCCGGGCACGGAAGGTATTAATCGTACTGATCATGGCAACGTGATCGGAACCGTAGCGGTTGTACACATAATCGAGAATCCGGTCGCGGCCGCGCCAACATAAATCAAGATCGATATCAGGACAGTCTTTGCGGGAGCGATTTAAAAAACGTTCAAAATAAAGATTGTATTTAAAAGGGTCTACCCGCGTAATGCCCAGCGCATAAGCGACAAGACTATTAGCGGCAGAACCGCGGCCCACAGCAGGGATATCCTGATGCCTTGCAAAATGAACGATATCAGACACAATCAAAAAATAGGGTGCAAAACCCAAATCATGAATGATGTTAAGTTCATGATGAGCACGATCCAAGACCTTAGGCGTCAAAGGACGGTAGCGACGCCGCAACCCTTCAAAACAATGCTTCCACAACCATGAAAACGGTGTTTCCCCGGACGGTAATGAAAAATTCGGAAAACAAGGAGTTCCCAGAGAAAGCTCCACATTACACGATTCCCCAATCCATGCTAAGGTATCCAAAGTCTCCGGCCAAGCACCGTAAAGAACTTCAATGCGCTTCGGAGTACAAAACCATGCCTCCGGAGAAACCGTCGTTCCGGAAGGCAGTGTTTTTTCCAATGTGTTTTCACGAATAGCAGTAAGAACCCGATGGGTGCGATAGTGCTGCTGATTTAAAAAATAGACCGGATACAACGCCACAGGTCGGATGCCCAGATCTTTGGCAGCGCCCAAGAACAGCTCAGCACGGCGCCGCGACGAAGCACCGCCATAATGCACAATACCCGCTAACGGAGAAAAGCCGCGGGCAGTGAGGCGGCGCAGCATGGGCAATTGGTCGCTAATTAAAAAAAGATGGGCTCCGTCAAAGTCAAAAGGCCAAGTCTCTAAAGCATAGGGATCCACTGCTCCCAGATGAACTGCTGTGATCAGCGCACAAAGATCAGCATAGCCTTTGCGGTCACGCGCCAACACCAGCCAAGGTCCCAACCGTGCACCAAGAATCGCTTTTATCCCTGCGTCACGGGCAATTTGATAAAAGGGCAGCGCCCCATAAAGCCCGCCTGTATCTGTCAACGGCAGGGTGTGTATACCGTATTCCACAGCACGGGCAACCAGCTGTCGGGGCCATGCCGTTCCTTGCAACATGGAATAGCAACTATGTACTTCGAGCGGAAATATCATCCTGACAGTATACTGAAAATTATTTCAGGTGTCAAGAAAAAGTTCTAGAAATAACAGGGCAGATTTAACCCCAAAATAAAAGCCTTCCCCACATCTTACGCCTCTCAAATTAGCTGCCGGAAACATCGACAACTCCGGTGTCCCATGGATAGGCGCATTCTCAAGGAACCCATGGAAATGTCAATATTTCCGGCAAATCTTATAGCACAGTTTTTTCTTTTGTTTCAGTCAGGCGTTTCGGGAATCGTCGACAGAGAATCTCTATTCTCTATCTTATTCCGCTTTTTCTGCTTCAGGTTGATTTAAAACAGAAGGTTGAGCAGCTGCCGCTATTGCGGGTTTAGCGCTCGCCCCAATAGTCGCTAAGATGCCGCCAAGCAATGCAAGCACCATGAATATAGCGACAAAGGTGCCGCCGAGAACTGCGCCAAGAATAGCGCACACAATAAGAGCAATGCCCACCTTCTTCGAGTTCATGCCAAGCGCCATCGCGCCCAAGACGATGGTAAGGAAAGAGAAGAGTAATCCTCCAAATCCGAGCGCTACGATAGTTTCCGCGCCTTCTGCTTCAAGCGCTCCGCCGACTCCACCGAGCGCAACGGTAACAAGCCCGGCAAGTGTTCCAAATACACCGGCAATAAGCGCTATAACTCCACCTGCAATTTTCATTTCTTTTTCTCCTTTTAGAGTTCTAAATGGTTATAAACAAGCGGTCATCACCGCAACGAAACCGGTTGTATTTGCGGCTAGTCAACCTTCACATAGGCAGTACACCAGAATGGCCAATCCTTCATGGTTTTTAATTTCCCGGTGAAACTGATCCTCTCGCCGATATCGAGGTTTTCGACGAAGTTACTGCGATTCTTGTCTAAAAAGACAACCGCACGGTTCCCGTCTTTAAATTCGCAAGTAATCTGATACGCGGCATTACTGATCTCAGAAGTCCAACCTGTTTTATCTACTTCAGACACTTCACCAAAACCATATACAACATATTGCCATTCGTTCTCTTTAATCCACTTTTCTTTTTGCAGCTCGCTGAAGTTACTGAATCTCTCTAGGAGCGCTCGCACATCCACTGTTTCCGCTTTTTCTGCTGACATTGAAAAGTTTTCCGACGCCCCATGTTTTTCGATGGAACTCACGCTCGTTGTACTCGCTGCCGAAGACTCTGCCGTACTAGACGCCCCGGTTTCTGCCTCGTCCTCGTCGAAAGCAGCACCTATAGCCAAAAGAATCACCACACCAACGACACATCCGATAATCACTTTTGTTTTTTTAGACATTTCCTCATCTCCTTTTATGTTTTTTACATAGATGTAAACCAGCGGGTTCGGCCCCAATAAAATCGGTTTCGACTAGTCAACCTTCACATAGCCAGTGCACCAGAATGGCCATTCCTTAATGGTTTTTAATTTCCCTGTGAAATTAATGGTATCCCCGATATCCAGACTGTAGATAAAATCACTGTGATTCTCATCCATAAAGAGAATTGCACGGTTCCCGTCCGATAATTCACAGGTAACCTCATAGGCAGCATCGCTGATCTCGGAAAGCCAACTGGTGGTTTCCACCTCAGACACTTCGCCGGAGCCGCTGACAATGAGCTTCCATTCATTATCACGACTCCATTTTTCTTGCTGAAGATCGGTGAGATTGCTGAATTTATCTAAGAGCGATCGTAGATCCACCACTTCCGGACCGGATTGCTGTTTTTCAGCTACAGGCGCTTGCGTAGGTTGTTGCTGCGCAGGTTCTGCCCCTTTGGAAGTTGTATTATACTCATCAATTATCTGCGCGACTTCCAAGTGATTATTTTTCCAAGCAATGTCGGAAGCTGTGCGTTCGTTAAAATCATAGAGGTCTGTACGTGCGCCTGAACGCAATAACATAACAGCAATCACTGCGGTGCCTTCTTCCGCAGCAACATGAAGGGCTGTCCAGCCTGACGAATTTGTCTCATTCACATTTGCCCCGCGTTCGATCAGTTGTTTCACGGCTTCGAGATTGCCGGAAGAAACGGCTTTCATCAAAGGCGGATCATCAGCAGCAAGATTGATTTTTTTGCCAGCCGCCTCACCTGCATCTTCCTCTTCCTCATATAGGCTCATAAATAGCGTTTTCAATTCTTCAGCACGGGTGTTATTTAGTACTGTCAAAGAGTAATCCTTAATTAGAGTAGGCTCGTAAGCCGGCCGGCACGCTATTTCAGCGGCCACCCAAGAATCTCGAAAGGCTTCCCAGGTTTTCTGCGACTTGATATTTATCTCGTCCTTGTACACATCAGCGTATATCTTTTCCACGCGTTTTTCAGCTCGTTTTCGGGCGCCTTGCAATGCCTCCGGATCCAGTATTTCTTTTTGCGCCAAAGATTCGTTCCCCGATAAAAGTGAACGCAATAATTCTATTTGCTCCAAAGTCAAATTCAAAGCAGCCCGCATTGAGACAACGGGTGCTAAATTACCTTCTTTGAACAAATCGCCTTGAGCTGCTGAGCCGGCGTCTTTATACGCAATCCATGCCCGCTGCGCTTGCCGAACCGCGTCCTGTTGCGCTGTGTCAAGTGACGCCATCAACTCCTTATATACTGCGTTCAGCTCCTCATCCGCTTTCTCGAAAGACTCTCCCGCTGCGATACGCATCCCCAGGGTAGTATCTTCAGGCCTAATGTCAGCATATTCAGCGCCCAAGCTTGCGGCAAACACAATGAAAGCACATCCCACAACAATGAACCATTTCCTTTTCATGACAGGTATCTCCCTTCTAACTTACTTTGCTTCCACGCCCGATGTTTCCGGGACTTCCACAACCAAGTATATACACCTTCCATTCCTTCCTGAGGAACGGTACAATGATCTTAAACAATTTATACGGACAACTTCTACCACGCCGCTAATCCGCTCGCTACAGATCAACGGGTTCTGCTCCTCTTCCACAAAATAATTCCGCGTCTATCCTAGCTTTTGTTATACTGAAGTTGTGTTTTTTCTAGACACAAACTGCCAAATCCGATCCTTAAAATTACGAGCGTTCCGCCAAACGAAACGTTGATACGCTATACTGAGATCATTATGCAAAAGAAAAAAGATCCCTATGCGAGCTCCGCCCAAAAAGTCATCGGTCTGTACGGACTGTTGCTTTTCACCGGACGACCCTATTCATTAACCCAATTATCGCAACTCTTCCGTTGTTCGAAACAGACCATTCTGCGTATGGTTGAGCAGATCGAGAGGTCGCAGCGTATCCAGATTGAAGCGTGGATTGAGAAGGGTCGTAAATGGTACCGGGTACGAACACCGAAGCAACGTCCCAATGTTGCGCTCAGTGTCGACGATATTCAACGGCTGCTCCTCTGCCGCGACATGACCTTGCAGATCTTTCCGGAGGCGCTGCGCAAGCGTATCAGCGAGACCATCGAAACAACCACCGTGCTCCTGTCCGACTACGACGAACGGGAGAGCGCGCTTGCCTCCTTTACCCAACCTCAACCTAAAGGAATTGTGGACTACTCAGACTTTGGGCATATCCTTGACGCCCTGCTCAAGGCTATCCGTGAACGATGCATTTGCACAGTTCTCTATCGCTCACCGGAATGGTCTGAGCCGCGCAGTCTCACGGTTGCCCCCTACCTATTTATCTCCTTCCGCGAAGGGTTTTATGCGAAATGCCGTGAAGAGTCCGATCTCCGCAAAAAAAAACATGCCCGAGATCGAACGCTCGCTGTTCATCGCATGATCGAACTTGTTCCCACTGATCGGCGTTTCCCACCCATTGAAATAAAAGACGACGGCTCCGCAGACGCTTTCGGCCTCGCCCGTGAAAAAGCCTTTCCTGTCGTCGTCGACATTGTCCCTAAGGCTGCCATGTACGTCCGGGAGCGCATCTGGAGCAAAGACCAGCGCATCACCGAACATCAAGACGGCGGCCTCACCCTCGAATTTACCGCTACGAGCAAACCTGAAGTCCTCGCTTGGGTTCTCAGCTTCGGCGGCGAAGCCACCCTCAGAGAACCTACAGCGCTCCGTTCAGAATTGTTGTCCCGGTTGAAGACCATGATGGAATCTCATACCGATATGATGTAAGCGACATTTTTTTGCTTCAATATTTGGCAATCATTTTCGTGATTTTTGGGTGAATCAGAAAATCATGACGACAAGTTTTCAAGCAACAATTATAAAATGCAACACCTAATATTATTGTTTACGAGAAAGTAAGGTCGAGTGGAGCTCCGCCTTTTATTCTTCGCAAACTTGGTTTTCATTTGAAGAAAGTCTAGAATGTCAAGAACATACAGAGAACTGTTATCCCAAAGGTAATGGGTTACACCACAATCACTATCAACTGGCCAAAAGGAGATCACATGGGATTCTTAGACAACCTTGTTAAAGCAGCTTCTCGTTCAATGGGGATGGGACAAGCATCATTGAAATCCGCCTACTTGGACGAAGCAGCTCCCACAGGTCCCGGAGTTTATCAAATCCTATACCGGGGTCAATTAATGAAAGTGGGAAAGGCCGAAGACGGATTACGTAAACGATTCAGTGACTATTATCGCGGCGTAAAAGGCGGCACAGCGGGTCTCAAATACATAACAGAAGATAACAGGGATGAGGTCAAGGTGAAATGGCGGGAGTGTTCTAGAAATGATGCCCGAAAATTCGAAACCACACTGTACGATCAAGCCGTCCAGCGAGGTGAAGAGATGCCTTGGTCGGAGAGAAGATAATTGTCTTAATTATCTCGGGCTCCCACATTTCAATTTTAGATTTCTCTATGCCTAAACATTTAATTTCGTCGGGCCGCGCCACTGATAACATATTCGCACGGTCATCTACCGCTCCTCGGAATCATCTGAACCTCTTTCAAAAAAAATAGTTGTATTTTGCTTTGGGGTGTAGTATAATCACCGGTTAAATATTTAAAGAATCGTGTAGAAGGGCTGTCAGGACTGGTCTTGGCAGTGTTTTGTCCGTTGTTTCTTGGACGTTTCCCTTCTTACACACAACAGTCGGGTCACATAAATACAGTCCGGTGGAATGGGCTGAAACCGGATCCCGGGCGCATACACGAATATGTAAACCATCGAAAGGGATGGTCTGTGCCTAAGGATCGTTGACCAGACGGAGTCAGATAAGCAGCATGCTTGAAATTATTGCTTTCGTGCTGTTCTCGCACCAACCTATGACCCCCATGCTTGAAGGGACAGCTTCCTATTACACCGTGCAAAGTGCAGGAGCGATGACAGCTTCCGGTGAGCGGCTACAGAATGGTGAAATGACCTGTGCTATGCTCCAAGGCGAATTTGGCGAATATTTTTTGGTTGTGGCGGAGAATGGACGCTCAGTAGTTTGTCGTCTCAATGATCGAGGACCCTTTACCAAAAATCGGGTAATTGATCTTTCCCAAGCAGCCATGCGCGAATTGCATCCCACAGCCGGACTCTTACAAGTCAAGATTTATCGGCTGGGCGCGAATCCACCGGCAGAGTTGACAAAACTCAGGCACTGACGACAGTTCTCTCCCCCATATACCGTCTATACAACAAATTTTGTTGAGCCCCACACAATGCTTCCCTAACAGGCATGCCCCCACAAAAGCCTTCTTTTCAAAGAGGGTGTACTGTGTTTAGGTCAAGGAGTCTCTCGGTTGCTTGCGTCTAAGCCCATGGTGATCCAAAGGACGCGTCCCGCTGTGCGCAGCGGCAAAACAGGATTCAGCAGATGAACCCAGCTTCGCCCTTCCAACGTTAAGTCGTGAATGAAGAAGAGGCTTAACAAGGCGCCAATGAGGGTAGAAACCATGGACAATATAAAGCAGCTGCGATATCCCCAAATGCCAAAGTGCTCGATGAGGATGCCGGCAACAACGGGGGTAATCGCATGGGCAAGTGAGGTGAAAACAGTCCATATGGCAGTATAGCCGACGCGGTCTTGATCCGGTACTTGGTTGAGCATGGCGCGGTTGATGGCGACGCCGAAGGCGGCAGTGAATATACAGGCGAGAATGATCGCCACGGTGGCGGGCCACGTGCTGTCAGGCGCTGTTATATTGCTCAACAGCAGCAAAGCGGGGGCGCAAGTGTGTCCGAACAAGGTTTTCGCCATGGCAAGACCGCTGCCGCTTTTGTCTGTAAAGCGTGCCCAAGAACCAACGGTGAGTAATACGCCAAGGCCGCCCAAAGCAGTTATGGTCATGGTCATGCTGTCTCGCACAGCGAGGCAGTCTCGCAAATACAAGACGTTGGTGGCATTAAACCAAACGATTCCGGATAGGGAAAAGGTTGTAATGATAAGGAAGTGCCGGTACTGTTTGTCCCGTAAGGCACGCCCGTAGGCACGCACCCCGATATGAGGTTCAACCTCTTGAGTCCCTGCTCCGCCGGGAACACGCTGCATCCAAAATAAGCTGACGAAGCCCATGAAGATACCGATACCGAAAATGAGCAGGAATCGGTAAATGCCGGGGTCTTCCACTGCGAGAAGCCGGGCATGGAGAAACAAGACGCCTACATTGATAATTTGGGTTATGGATGTTTCTGCACTGAAATAGGTGGCACGCAAGGGGGTAGGCACAATTTCGTGGAGCCAAGGCAGCCAACCGCCTGCGCCAATGGCACGCATGACACAGAATCCGAAAATGGTAAAGATCAGTATTGCCCATGCCCCTTTTTTGCTGCCCATCGCTAAAGCGACAGGCAATAAAAAGACGATACAAGCGATTACATTGCGCAGAAACCACGCCCATAACATGACCCGCTTCGGTCCTTGCCGCACGATGAGAGGCAACGTGAAGAGCAGCAACATGGAGGTAAAAGGCATGAAAGCGATCAGCAAACCTACCAGCGACTCGGGCATATCGATTTTGCGCGCCAGCAGGACCATGGCAGGCCCCACAATATTTTGCCATGATACAACATTAATCGCCACATAAATCAGAAAACGGCGCGGGGGTGACCCTAATTTTTTCAGTCCTGAAATAAGAGCAATGTTCATAGTCGCAATGAAATTCCGGTAACTCGCATGTTAGAAGGTAATATCCGCCACAGACTCCAAGACCAGAGAAGGGCGGAAAGGATAAGCGCCTAAGTTTTCGTGATCGGTCAAACCGCTCAGCACAAGAATCGTGTCCAAGCCCGCCTGCATGCCCGCAATGATGTCCGTGTCCATACGATCCCCCACCATGACGGTATTTTGAGAATGGACTTCCAGATAATTCATGGCATAACGCATCATGAGCGGTGCCGGTTTACCCACGAAGAAAGGGGCACGGCCCGTGGCCTTTTCGATGAGTGCGGCCATAGCGCCGCAAGCGGGAACGATGCCTTGTTCAGTGGGGCCGGCGGGATCGGGGTTGGTGGCGATAAAACGCGCGCCCGCAGAAATGAGCCGTGTTGCTTTGGAAATTTGTTCAAAGTTATAGGACAGGGTTGCACCTAAGACTACATATTCAGGATTGTGGTCGGTGATAATATAGTCAATGCCGTGTAGGGCGCTGGTCAGTCCGCTTTCGCCTATGACAAATGCGGTTCCCTTCGGTCGTTGTGCGTTGAGGAATAAAGCGGTCGCCATAGCGGACGTGAAAATATTTGCGGCAGGGATATTCAATCCCATGGCTTGCAGCCTATAGGCGAGATCCGCCTGTGTATAGAGCGGGTTGTTGGTCAAGACCAAGAATTTAATTTGGTGTTCCTTGAGCCGATTGATAAATTCTTGAGCACCGGGGATAGCCTGTTTGCCCCGAACCAATACACCATCCATATCTAATAGATAATTTTTCATTTCATTCATGATACATTTACACTTTTATCTTAATCTGCGGTTGATACAGCAATAGAGGGGTTCCGTTTTCCGAAGGGCGAACAAAGAGCGCTTCGATCTGTCTCTATCCCTTCTATTGTTTTTGGGGAATGAGAGCAAAACGAGTCCGTTACCAAAAGCACCGATACAATCAATGTAATGGGGGCAGGCATTGTTTAAAGGCTTCAATCGCCTTTTCCAAGCCTTGATCGTCAATGTCACGATGGAAGACCACGCGCAATCTCGTTTCATTATGCGCAAGCACGCGGACGCCTCGTTCCTTCAAGCGTTGCACTGCATGATCAGCATCGGCAACAGTAATATAAAGGATATTCGTGGGAGAGGGCAAGGCAAAGGTGATGCCCTCGGCTTCCAGCGCTCGTCTGAATCGTCGTGCACGATCATGATCCTTTGACAAATCCTGACGATGATGTTCCAATGCATAGAGGCCCGCTGCGGCCAGTATACCCGCTTGGCGCATACCGCCGCCCAGCATTTTACGAAAACGACGGTCTTTGTGGATGCTGTCGCGATCACCGACAAGCACTGAACCTGCCGGAGCACCAAGTCCTTTCGACAGACAGAAACAGAGCGTATCACAGCATTTTGCGTAATACCGTGCTTCGATATTTGCGACGGCACAGGCGTTGAAGATACGGGCGCCGTCGCAGTGCAAGCGCATCTTATAGCGCTGACAAACTGCCGCTACACTTTCCATCTCGTACAAATCCCAGTAGGCGCCGCCGCCGCGATTGGTCGTGTTTTCGACGGATACGAGGGTCGTCGGTGAGAGATGGGCATCATCTTTATAGACGACCTGCGCTTCCACCTGTTCCGCGCTGAATTTGCCGAGCAAGTCGGGGATAACGCGGGGCAAGAGCCCGGCGACCATGGCGAGGTTAGCATTTTCATAATGGAAAGGATGGGCAGACTCACTGAGAATGATGGAATCACCGGGCCTTGTTTGTGCCAGACATGCAGCAAGATTTACCATGGTACCTGAAGGAAAAAACAGGGCGGCATCTTTGCCCATCAGTTCCGCGCAGACATCTTGAAGCCGGTTGACCGTGGGATCTTCACCGTAAACATCGTCGGCAACGACGGCATCGGCCATAGCTTGACGCATTCCCGCTGAGGGTTGGGTCAGCGTATCGCTGCGCAAATCAATGATGCCTTTATCGTAAGAAACGGATTCGGTCATTTCGTGACGATAGTGCCATCCGGCGTTTCATAGCGTTGCCCTGACGATAATAATTCACAGCGTGCTTCGAAGAAGGCATGTTGCACTGCGCCCAAGGAGCCGGGCTTCCAACCGGAGGCTTTTACCAGTGTTTCGTATAAAGTCCATCGGTTCGCATTCTCACCCATGACGAGCAAAGCGTTCTGGTCGCGGGTGCTTTTATCGGATGCCCGTTTATAGGCTTTGCTGCGAATGATGGAAATGGTTCCCGATTTTTGTTCGTAGGCAAAGCCTGTGTCTAAGAGTTCCTGTAACAGTTCAGAACGAGCGGCACGGGTGCGGATTGCCTGGAGAACATCTTCATTGTCAGACGCGATGGAAGGGAATTCACCCAGCTGGGGCTCCCGTTCGCCTTGCAGAACAAATTGCTCTACGACCTTGGCAAAGGCGCGTAATTCATCTTCCGGTACGATCGAATAGTCTGGTCTGAGTGTGGTGAAAGGGTTGCCGATATGGGCACATCCCACCAATAAAAACATAAGGCTGAAAGCGGCTAAGGTGAAGCGCTTCTGCATCATAACAGTCCTTTCCTGATTAATCACGTTGCTCTGAATCTTCGTCTATAGAACAAATGCGAAGGGGAAGCTATTTCAAAAGCCCGGCGTTGCGAGAATGAACCCGATCCTACGCGACAGGGAATCGATGGGATACCCTGAAAAATATCGACATAGCCTCCCGATTCCAACCGTTGTAAGTACGGGAACCCTTGCCTTTGCAGAATTATCCGCGTACTTCCCTATCATTGTCAAATTACTGTGCCGGAAATCATTTTTCGGGAGCAGGATCATGGTAGACTATCATTCAGTTGTTGATTCCGAGATCCTGTCTTCACGACAAGAAAACTCCTGAGGGAGAGATGACAATGCGAGACTACTCTATTGTGATTGGATTGTCGGGCTTTTTCCTTCTAGCCCTGACCATGGTCGTTTTTGCCGCCAAAGAACCCACCTGCCAAGAATATCATGTTGCTGTGAACGGCGCAGATACGAACAATGGTTCTGCCGCAGAGCCCTATAGAAGCATTGGCAGAGCCGCCGCCGCCGCACAGCCCGGCGATCGGATAGTCATTCATGAGGGCTGCTATCGGGAATGGGTTAATCCGCCGCGGGGCGGTCGTTCAGACAACGAACGCATTGTGTATGAGGCGGCGGCGGGCGCCCTTGTGGAGATCAAAGGCTCCGAGGTCGTCAGTGGTTGGGAAGCACTTGGCAGCGACACATGGCGTGTGGTGTTACCTGCTTCCTTTTTCGGTGATTTTAATCCTTTTGCTGAAACCATTCACGGGGATTGGTTTGATCCCAAAGGCCGGCTCCATCATAGGGGCGCCGTCTATCTCAATGGAGAATGGCTCATAGAGGCGGCGGCTTTGGAAGAAGTTCTCAATCCCCTTCCCGGAGGACCTCCGTGGCTGCGCCAAAGAAGTCAGGAATATCTTTTGAATGTACTGTGGTTTGCGTTTCAAGGTGATGCCGATAAGGAGGATGCAATAGACGGGGGCACACGCATCGCTGCAACGGCCTATTCTTCCAAGGAGGGTACGCAAAACGCGCCGGCATCAGAAGACGGTACATGTGTGGGCTTTATCTTAAATGGGCAT from Candidatus Hydrogenedentota bacterium harbors:
- a CDS encoding DNA polymerase III subunit alpha, with translation MIFPLEVHSCYSMLQGTAWPRQLVARAVEYGIHTLPLTDTGGLYGALPFYQIARDAGIKAILGARLGPWLVLARDRKGYADLCALITAVHLGAVDPYALETWPFDFDGAHLFLISDQLPMLRRLTARGFSPLAGIVHYGGASSRRRAELFLGAAKDLGIRPVALYPVYFLNQQHYRTHRVLTAIRENTLEKTLPSGTTVSPEAWFCTPKRIEVLYGAWPETLDTLAWIGESCNVELSLGTPCFPNFSLPSGETPFSWLWKHCFEGLRRRYRPLTPKVLDRAHHELNIIHDLGFAPYFLIVSDIVHFARHQDIPAVGRGSAANSLVAYALGITRVDPFKYNLYFERFLNRSRKDCPDIDLDLCWRGRDRILDYVYNRYGSDHVAMISTINTFRARASIRETAKAFGFTGREIGLITQSIPHYGAEDLGLLLRSLPECRHLDIDSEPLKSILETSQTIAGLPRHLATHACGTVIAPEPLTHYVPLERAARDIIITQFDKDSIETLGLVKMDLLGHRALSAIRDTVHAIRRNRDAHFDIESIPDSDSVAEKQLVSGHTIGCFQVESPAMRGLLRKLQARSCMAVIQAIALVRPGASGSGMKQHFIDRCHGHESVHYPHPSMEAALGDSYGVMIYQEDVLKVAHAVAGMSLEEADLLRRAMSKKRGPREMARIMKSFLEGAAQQGVPESCAQEIWELIANFASYAYCKAHAATYGELAYQCVWLKAHYPVEYFSAVLANGGGFYAPLVYVSEARRCGVPVLPPDVNYSALNYAQEGDGIRMGFAQILHVSEKTAQGILAAREKGLFRDVVDLLKRVPIGMSEGLQLCQAGALDSLSAAQGIPRPVQFWQLQHIPEVRDILFDGESAAPSLPAIPDVSARFRADSEQNCLGQPLSSTLLRTYGAVSSDIPLIASRDLPAYAGRQVTTMGTIIAERRLPLHKGEGIMKFLSVEDAWGVFEAVLFSESYRRFGHLTHSGSTCLYIGSVSNKGGDTTVIIERILRTA
- a CDS encoding DUF1311 domain-containing protein — translated: MKRKWFIVVGCAFIVFAASLGAEYADIRPEDTTLGMRIAAGESFEKADEELNAVYKELMASLDTAQQDAVRQAQRAWIAYKDAGSAAQGDLFKEGNLAPVVSMRAALNLTLEQIELLRSLLSGNESLAQKEILDPEALQGARKRAEKRVEKIYADVYKDEINIKSQKTWEAFRDSWVAAEIACRPAYEPTLIKDYSLTVLNNTRAEELKTLFMSLYEEEEDAGEAAGKKINLAADDPPLMKAVSSGNLEAVKQLIERGANVNETNSSGWTALHVAAEEGTAVIAVMLLRSGARTDLYDFNERTASDIAWKNNHLEVAQIIDEYNTTSKGAEPAQQQPTQAPVAEKQQSGPEVVDLRSLLDKFSNLTDLQQEKWSRDNEWKLIVSGSGEVSEVETTSWLSEISDAAYEVTCELSDGNRAILFMDENHSDFIYSLDIGDTINFTGKLKTIKEWPFWCTGYVKVD
- a CDS encoding WYL domain-containing protein, translated to MQKKKDPYASSAQKVIGLYGLLLFTGRPYSLTQLSQLFRCSKQTILRMVEQIERSQRIQIEAWIEKGRKWYRVRTPKQRPNVALSVDDIQRLLLCRDMTLQIFPEALRKRISETIETTTVLLSDYDERESALASFTQPQPKGIVDYSDFGHILDALLKAIRERCICTVLYRSPEWSEPRSLTVAPYLFISFREGFYAKCREESDLRKKKHARDRTLAVHRMIELVPTDRRFPPIEIKDDGSADAFGLAREKAFPVVVDIVPKAAMYVRERIWSKDQRITEHQDGGLTLEFTATSKPEVLAWVLSFGGEATLREPTALRSELLSRLKTMMESHTDMM